The nucleotide sequence GACGCGAAAGCCTTCTTTGACGAGGTAGTCGGTTAGGTCTTCTGCCATGCGTTTGGTGAGGGTGGTGATTAGGATGCGGTTGCCCTGTTCAATTGTTTGCTTTGCGGTGGTCATGAGGTGTTGCATTTGCCCTTCGATAGGGTGCGTTTCGATTTGCGGGTCTAAAAGCCCTGTGGGTCGTGTGATTAGCTCAACGGCTTTTCCGCTTTTTTGCAGTTCGTACTCTGCTGGGGTGGCAGAGACAAAGAGGGTTTTGCCCATTTTCTTCTCGAATTCTTCGAATTTTAGGGGGCGGTTGTCAAAGGCGCTGGGCAATCGGAAGCCGTAGTCGACGAGGTTTTTTTTGCGGGAGTAGTCGCCGTTGTACATGGCGCGGGATTGCGGGATGGTTTGGTGGCTCTCATCGATAATGAGCAGGTAATCTTTGGGGAAGTAGTCCATTAGGACAAATGGGGGTTCGCCTGGTGCGCGTTCGTCGAAGTGGCGGCTGTAGTTCTCGATGCCGGCGCAGTAACCCAGCTCTTTTATCATTTCAAGATCGTAGTTGGTGCGCTGTTTGAGACGTTGAGCCTCTAGCGGGGGCAGCTGGGGCAGGCGTTCTGCTAATTCGTCGCGTATATGCTGGAAGGCTCGCTGCATTTTCTCTTCTGGAACTACGTACTGGCGCGCAGGATAAACCGTAATCTGGTCAATAGAGAGCTTGACGTCGCCTGTTACGGCGTTGACTTCACGGATTTTTTTGACTTTGCCTGCTTCGAGTTCTATACGCAGGATTTCTTTTTCATAAGCGGGAATTATGTCAATCACATCGCCGCGTACCCGAAAACGTCCAGGTTCTAGGGCGGTGTTGTTTCTTTCGTACTGCATGTCGATTAACGCGTTTATGAGGCGTTGGCGTGTGAAGGGTTCGCCGATTTTGAGGGTGACTGCCATGTTTTTGAAGTCTTCGGGGTTTCCCAAGCTGTAGATGCAGCTTATGCTGGCGACAACTATGGTGTCGTTGCGGCTTAGGAGGCTGGAGACGGCGTGCATGCGCATTTTCTCGATCTGCTCGTTCACGCTCGAGTCCTTCTCGATGTACATATCCGTCGTGGGTATGTAGGATTCAGGCTGGTAATAATCATAAAAACTAATGAAGTACTCAACGCGGTTGTTGGGGAAAAACTCTTTGAGCTCCGCATAAAGCTGCGCCGCCAACGTCTTATTATGCGCGATGATCAATGTGGGTTTTTGCAGTCGCTCAATCACGTTCGCCATAACAAAAGTCTTGCCGCTACCCGTAATACCCAACAGCGTCTGCTTATCCTTAACCGAAAAATTCGCAACCAACTTCGACACCGCTTCCTCCTGACCCGGAGAAGGCACAAACGGCGCTTTCAACTCAAACTGCAAACAAAGCTCCCCAAACACCATACAAAAACAAAAACCACCTTTAAAGTGTATTTAACCAAACCACGCAAAAACCAAGAAACACCAACCTATTAGGATGCTATTTTTTAATTGTATGCAAAAACGATAGGGGGAGGGGGTCTATATTTTGAAGGTTGCTCGGCAGGGGGTGGGTGGCTTGTGTGGTGGCGGATTCATAAGGTTCTAATATTCTGCAGGCTAGTTGGAAGGTAGGTAATTGGTTGCTATGGGTGCACCTATTTCTTATCGGCTTGATACGGAGATTCCGCCAGCGTATTTTGGGAAACTGTTTGAGTTCATTTACGGGCAGTATTTAGCAACTCAAAAGCAACGGTTCTCAGGCATAGTCAAACGCATTTCACCTGAGGGGAACCAGCTTTCCTACAAGGTTTTAGACAAACAAGGCAAAGGAATTATTGCAGTAGAGGTTTCGGGAACCAAAACCGTGGATATTACGGTGACGCCGTTGAATGCACAGGTTTTAGAGGACGCTGTGGTTGAGGCGCGTCAGGACGTGGTCATTGCGACGCAGTTGTTTGAGGAGAAAGCGCGTAAGGCGACGTGGTATTTTGCGTGGCGTGAGGGGGAGGAGATTGTTCCTGAGAAGGTTAAGACGTCGGAGAAGAGTTTTCAGCGGCTGTTTTTGGAGACGCAGATGTTGTTGTTTGCGGTTTTCATCGTTTTTGGCATGGGCTTCTTTTTTGTGGTTTACACGTTTCTGCCGCAGTGGTTTTGGGTTGCCCCCATAGCGCTCATAGCAGCCCAGTTCGTATTTGTCTTCTACTCCAGCAAAGTCATATCCAAAACAAGCGACTGGACCATAACCAAAGAAAACCCCTACATACACATCCTCGAATACCACCTGCCGCTGGGCACCATCGACCAATCCAAACCGCGTCTTGACCCCAAGCAAACCGCCGACCTAAAAAGGCAGGTCTACCGCGAAATCATCGCAAAACACGGCGCCATAAACTGCAGTGACGCCCAAAAAGTCTTTGGCAAATACGATGTCACCTGCCAAGCGGATAAGCTGGTAGCCAAAAAAATTAACGTGTACGAACTGGTGAAACGGGTCGCGGACAAGTTTGGTTATCCTGTGCCAAAAATCGTGGTCTCGAACACGTTGGTTCCTAATGCGGCGGCTTCAGGTCCCAGCCCCAGCCGAGGTATTGTGCTTATAACTACGGGGCTACTGGTGCAGCTTGAAGAACCCGAAATCATCAGCGTACTGGGGCACGAATTTGGACACCTCAAAGGCAAAGACCCCCTCATACTATACGGCTTAACAAGCGCCGAATTCCTGTTCCGCTTCTACATCCTCATCGCACTATTCCCTGGACTCTTCTTGTTCTTAGTGTACTTCTGGGCAGTCATGACCTTCATCTTCTTCATAGCCAAATTCTTCGAAGCCCGCGCCGACATAACCTCCGCCATCATCATGGGGCAACCCAAAGTCTTGGCTTCAGCATTAGAAAAAATAGGCTTTCAACGGCTACTGTTTGAACGCGCACCCGCGTTTCGTATTCAGGAATGGGTAGGTTTGGATTCGCATCCGCCGATTTATTTCAGGGTGAAACGCCTAGAGCAGCTTGAAGAACCAGTAAACATCAAACATCCCCTGATTGCATCGATAAAAGCGGTCGTGCAAGGTTTTCGTCAAACCCTAAACCTCTAACCCTTTTTCGCACAGTCAAAAACGGGCACAACAGAAATAAAGCATAAACGCTCAATAAGCCCCCAGACTCGACCCAGAAAAAGGAGAAACTCCGTCTTGAAGCTGCTATACATAGTCATAGACGGCATGGGTGACCTGCCGATAAAAGAATTATCAGATAAAACCCCCCTTGAAGCCGCATCTACCCCAAACATGGATTCTCTTGCCAAAAACGGGAACGTTGGCTTGATGTATACCGTGAAAAAAGGCGTCGCTCCTGAAAGTGACGTGGCTGTTATTTCTTTGCTTGGTTATGACCCGTTCCAGTACAGTCCAGGCAGAGGCGTAATTGAAGCGGTCGGCGCGGGAATTGACATGAAAACGGGTGATTTGGCTTTGCGCTGCAATTTTGGCACATTAGGCGAGGGCAAAACACTCATTGATAGGCGCGTGAAACGCACTTTGTCCACCGAAGAAGCCACCGAGTTGACCAAAGCAGCAAACACGCAGGTCAAGCTTGAATCGCACCCTGCAACTTTTGAGTTCTCAAACACTCTGGGGCACCGTGCAGTATTAGTAATCAAACACCAAGACAAACCGTTTTCCAGTGAAATCTCCAACAGCGACCCCGCCTACTCCATAGTCAACGGGTTAGGCGTTGCTGAAGCTGACCCCGAAATGGTTCTCAAAACCTGCGAACCCCTAAACGGCACACCCGAAGCTCAAGCCTCAGCAGATTTAGTTAACGAATTCATCGAAAAAAGCCATGACCTGTGGGAAAATCACCCCATAAACCAGCAACGCGCTTCCCAAGGCAAGCTAAAAGCAAACGTCGTGCTCACCCGCGATGCAGGCAACACGCTACCCAGCTTCTTTAGCATCAATGAACGCTACGGCGTAGACTTTGCCGCCCTTGCAGACATGCACGCAGAAAACGGCATAGCCAAACTCGCAGGCATGCAATCCTCCCTACTCCCACCACCCTCAGGCGACCTCAAAAAAGACTGTGAAATCCGCGTCAAACGCCTCCTTGACATCATGCCCAAACACGACTGCTTCTACATCCACCTCAAAGGACCCGACGAACCCGGACACGACGGCAACTGCCACAAAAAAACCGACATAATCTCCGCCATCGACAAGTACTTCTTTGGCGAGTTGCTGCCCCAAATAGACCTCAAAGATACCCTGTTTTGCATAACCGCCGACCACGCAACCCCCTGCGGCTTAAAAGTACACAGCGACACCCCCGTACCCCTACTCATCTCAGGTGGCAGCGTCACAGACGAAGACATCCAAAAATTCGGCGAAACCGCATGCAAAAACGGCAAACTCGGCACCATCAACCAAGGCTACGAACTCATGCCCAAACTCATGGCACTGCTCAAAAAAGCCTAACTGTCTAAAAACTGCCCCTTCTTGGGCAAAACGCTTTCTTTTTCTCTGTTTTGCATCGGGTTTTCTGTAAACCTTATATGCGTTTTTTGTTGTATATCGGTTTTAGGGGTTTCTGGGTATTTATGGCGTTTAGGGGTTGGTCTAAGAAGGCGGGTTCTCCTCCGGGGACTGTTGTTTATGTTGGGGAGCAGGTGCCTCAGGAGAGTCGTGTGCGGGTTATGGGTTATTCGGAGCGGTTTTTTGAGGAGAAAGAGGTTTCGGTGGTTGAGGATGTGTTTGCGGCTGCGGATAAGGCGGCGGTTTCTTGGATAAATGTGGATGGCTTGCAGGGAATTGATGTTATTGAACGGTTGGGGCGGCAGTTTAATGTTCATCCGCTGGTTTTGGAGGACATTGTCAACACGAATCAGCGCCCAAAAATCGAGGACTTCACCGACCACCTCTACATCGTGCTTAGGATGCTGCGTTACGACAAAGAAGCAAACGAGGTAATTTCTGAACAACTCAGCTTGCTTTTAGGCGCCAACTGGGTCATCTCGTTCCAGGAAACCGAAGGCGACGTATTCGACAACATCAGAGACCGCATAAAAAACAGCAAAGGTAAAATCCGCAAATCAGGCGCAGACTACCTCGCCTACGCCCTCATCGACGCCGTAGTAGACAACTACTTTTCAATCCTTGAAAACATCGGCGAAACTGTCGAAGACATCGAAGACGAACTGCTCACAAACCCCCAGCCCACAACCCTCAAAAAAATCCACGGACTAAAACGGCAGATTCTGCTACTGCGCAAATCCATCTGGCCCCTGCGCGAAGTCGCAAACGCAATGGAACGCGGCGAATCCAAGTTAATCAACAAAACAACAAGCATCTACCTGCGCGACGTGTACGACCACACCATACAAGTCATCGACGCCGTAGAGACGTTTCGCGACATGCTCTCAGGCATGCTTGACATCTACCTATCTAGCGTAAGCAACAAAATGAACGAAGTCATGAAAGTCCTAACCATAATCGCAACCATATTCATACCCCTCACATTCATAGCAGGAATCTACGGCATGAACTTCCAAAACATGCCCGAACTAACCCACCCCTTAGGGTACCCCCTAGTCCTAGCTGCCATGCTTGCCATAGCCGTTTTAATGCTGCTGTACTTTAGAAAGAAAAAATGGATACTCTAACCCGACGTTCACGGGTAAAAAGCCTGCTATGGCTTTTCTTTGGGTTCCATGTATTCTTTGCGAATGGCACCTGGTATGGGTGGCAGGATTTTTTGTTGCGCGAGTTTCTTGTTTGCGAGTTGGGTTATTTCGGATTTGATGAATTCCTCGTTTTCGGCGTGGTCTATCCAAAAGAGCGCTTCGATTTCGGTTGCCCACTCTTTGGTTCGGACAAGGAAGCGGATTTCGCGGCGTCGCTCTTCATTTACGATTACGGATTTGTGTTGCAGTAGCGCTTCGCGGATTGCGTTTTTGGCTTGTTCGACATTGTAGATGTAGTCGATGGCAAAAGTTATGGAGGCTACGGTTTCTTGTCCGCCGCCTGTGAGGTTGATTATGCGTTCTTTGAGCAGGGTGGAGTTGGGGATGATGATTTCGTTGCGGTCGTAGGTTTTTAGGGTAGTGGTTCGCAGGCTGAGTTCAGTTACGACGCCTTTGAGGTCGCCGACTTGTATGACATCGCCGATTTTGAATGTCTTGCCCGATAGTATGAGAAAGCCTGAAACCCAGTTTTCAATAACCTCTTTTAGGGCAAACCCGATAACCAAGGCGCTAACGCCAAGACCCGCAATCAAACCCGTAACGTCAACGTTAAATGCCCACAGAATCAAAACCACTGCAACAGCGTAGATAATAAACTGGAAGAACCGCTGCATGTTCTCGATGACCCGTTTTTTGTCGGCGGTTTTTGCATCCGCGGTTCTAAGTATTAGGCGGTTGATGAATTTGACTAAAACAAATGCTACCACAAATATGATTACTGCTTGAACAATCTGAACGATAAGTTCGGGGTCAATCAAATCCGCCATTTACAGGGTTCACTTCACTGCTGTTTAAGCTGCAACCTAACATGTGGGTTGTGCTCAAAAAATAGAAGAGAGGTAGGATTTAGGCTTTTCCTGAACTGCCAAATAGCTGCATTTTGCTCTTGGCAACTTCTTTCATGGCAGCACGGGCAGGACCCAAAATCTTGCGGGGGTCAAAATTCTGCGGCGCCGTCATGAGGGATTCGCGCACAGCACCAGTAAAAGCAAGGCGCAGGTCGGTGTCGACGTTAACTTTTGCTATGCCTAGGCTGATGGCTTTTTTGATTTCTTCTTCAGGTATGCCTTTTGCGTTGCCTAGTTGTGCGCCGTATTTGGCGGCTTTGTCGATGAGCCATTGGGGTACGCTGGATGCACCATGCAATACGAGGGGGATGCTGGTTTTTTCGCCTATTTTTTTGAGGCGTTCATGGTCAAGTTTGGCTTGGCTTTTGAATTTGTAGGCGCCATGGGAGGTGCCAATTGCTACGGCAAGGGTGTCTACGCCTGTTTGTTCTACGAAGTCTTTGGCGGTTTCGGGGTCGGTTAGTATGGCATCTTTTTCTTCTACACTGCGCTCTTCTACGCCTGCAAGCCTACCCAACTCCGCCTCAACAGAGACGCCTTTGGGATGCGCCATATCAACGACTTTTTTGGTTAACGCAATGTTTTCTTCCAGCTTCAAAAACGAGCCGTCAATCATAATCGAAGTAAAACCCGCTTCTACACATTTGGATGCAACCTCAAAATCTTCGCCATGATCCAAATGAATACTCATAGGAACCGCGGATAACTGCGCCGCTGTCTTTGCCAACCCTGAAATATAGGGCAAACCAGCATATTTTACCACACTGGGGCTAACAGCCAAAATCACAGGCGACTTCTCCTCAACCGCAGCTTCAGCAACCGCAGTCAAACTCTCAAGATTCTGAACATTCAAAGCAGGAATAGCATAACCGCCTTCCATAGCAGGAACCATCAAATCCTTATTCGTTACAAGCATAACCCTTCACTTCGACACAAATTTCTGTGAGAACTATTCGACAAACTCACACTATTTAATACTTCTGGCACTCAAATACAGACAAAACCTCCATCCCTAAAAACCCAAACACCAAACTCAACAGAAACCTCACAGCATTAAGTGCAATATACACTCTTGAGAGTTAAATGTCGAGAGTCCCGTAATAATATTCAATTCATTTTTTGCTTCTCAGTTTAGTTTAACAAAAGATAAAGGCGGCATTATGTTTACTCTAAAAAGTTAAATACTGCCTGGTTGGTAATTTGGTTATGGAGATAAAAATGGAGAAGCTAACCAAGAAAACTCTAATTGGAGTAACAATAATTTTGCTTTTGCTCTCGCCAGTAGTATCCACTGCTTTGGCAGAGCTTACGCCAAAAACGTTAACAGCAACCCTAGCCCCAGGAGAGTCAGTTTCCGAGTCTAAATCAGTCTTTTTGCCCAGCCAAATCCCGCAAGCGGACATACTCTTCGCTTTTGACCTCACAGGCAGCATGGGCAGCAGCATAGGTCAAGCAAAAGCAGAATCAATCGCAATCATGAATTCGCTTGACGCATTAATCAGCGATGCACAATACGGCGTTGCATCCTTCATGGATTACCCCGGCTCATATGACTCATACGGTTACAGTGACATGTATGGTTCTTCTGATTCGGGCGACTACGCCTACAAACTTGACCTGCCAATCACTAACGACCGCAGCGCAGTATCATCAGCAATTAACAACCTATACTTAGCCTGGGGAGCAGATGGACCTGAAGACTACTCAAGAGTCATCTATGAAAGCTACTCAGACAACTCAATCGCATGGAGACCAAACGCAAAGCACGTACTAGTTCTATTCGGCGACAACATACCTCATGACAACGACCTAAATGAAGGCGTACCCGGCATGACAGGAGGTTATTCCACTGGCGGCGACCCCGGCAGAGACGAAATAATGTTCACCACAGACGACATTGATTTACAAACCGCCCTCAACGGCATGAAAAACAACGGTGTTACCCTCATGTTTGTTGACTTTAGCTATAACTCTTACACAGATTACTGGAATTATTGGGCAAGTATCACTGGCGGTCAAAATTTTGACTCTGCAAACACTGACGGCATCGCAGTAGCCATTCAATCCCTGATAGGTAGCGCTGCAGGCCACGTTGACAAACTAACTCTAGAACCCCAGTCTGGATACGAAAGCTGGCTTACCGCATGCTCCCCAACAGAATACACAGATATCGACATCCCCCCAGAAGGCGTCACCCTACCCTTTGACATCACCATAACCGTACCCGCAGATGCTGTAGGTGGAAATTACAGCTTTGCAATAGCCGCCCAAGGCGACGGAGCAGGATATGGTCAGCAATGGGTAACATTGAACGTTGAAAGCGACATTACTGTGGGTCCAATTGAATCTGCAAATGGCAGCTTGCCTGTTGTTTACTGGAACACGCCAATTACATTTACCTACAATGACCCTGCCGCAACATCTGTAGATATCAGCATTCACCTCGATGATGGAGGCGCAGACATAATGGATTCAATGACTGGTCCAGCACCAACATGGACTTACACCACCACCATCTACCCCAGATCCGGCTACACCACAGTAACCTTCACTGCCCACTACGCATCAGGCGCAACTGCTGAGGAAAGCATAAACCTATACGTTGACCCCTCCGGCTACATCTATGACACTTTTACCCTTGAGCCAATCCTAGGTGCGAAAGTGACCCTTCAGATGTGGGATGGATCAACTTGGATAAACGTGCCCGATGGTTCCACAATCATGTCTGCAACAAACCGCAACAACCCTGACTACACAGACGCAAACGGTCACTACGGTTGGGATGTAATCCCTGGCACGTACCGAGTCTACGCTGAAAAAGTCGAATACACCTCCGAATACAGCATCGTCGTTAACGTACCTCCTCCAGTCCTTGACCTCAACATTGGTTTGACACCGCTCAATCCACCCGAACTAGCAAACGCAGCATTCGTCTGGACCACTGACAACACAGGAAACGAACAAAACAACTTCGGCATCGGACAAACCGTATTCATCCACTGGAATACAGCCCCCAAAGGCGCAATAGTTGACATACAAGTAGTTGATGAAACAGGCGCAGTTGTACTAGGACCCCTCTACAACAAACCAGAAAGCAGCTCACCCATAGCATTTTCCCCACCACAACCAGGCTATTACACAGTACTAGTTGACGGCAAACCCGTCTTCTCTATTGCAGTCGCAACCTTCTTTGTCATACCCGAAAGCGCACTAGGCACACTCATCACGATAATTGCATCCTTCGCAGCCCTCGCATCCTTCCGCTACATCACCGCGAAACGCAAGCACTAAACCAAAAACCAACCCCTTTCCTTTCTTTTTTATTTCTACAATTTCAACATTTTACTGAATCATTCTACGATGACATGTTTTAGCCTCAAAATAACACGCAAACATTGGAGTACACACACCACAGCACCCAAGCAAACAGGCAGATAGACCCCCTCCCCCTATTGTTTCTGCATACAATTAAAAACAGCATCCAAATAGGCGGCTAATAGGTTGGCGTCTGTGGTTTTTTGGTAAGGTTTATGTTTGCGGTGGCGCCTTGGTTTTGTGGTGTTTGTTGTGACTTGTTATTTTAGGCATTTGGGCGAGGTTTTTCGTGGAGCAGGCATTGAGGTTTCAGCGCATAATAAGAAGCAGCTTGACCGCGTGATTCATGATTTGGTACAGGTTGAATACAAGAATTGCCCGGCTACGTGGCGGGAAGTCAAGAAACGGTTAGCTGAAGACGCACAGGGCTTTGTTGAGCAGTTAAAATCGGCGTGGAACAGCCAAAACACCGCCTAACATGCCAGGTTCTTTGAGGGATAAATGTGCAGTTAAAGAGTTACTCGGATGGCGGCGCGAGAGGCAACCCTGGACCTGCAGCTATGGCGTATTTGCTTTTGGACGAAAAAGGCGCCGTGGTGAAGTCTGAGGCGCGTTTTTTGGGTAGGCGGACGAATAATCAGGCTGAGTATGAGGGCGTGATTGCTGCGTTGCGGTCTGCTGCATCGTTGGGGGCGCAGGAGCTTGTGTGTGTTTTGGATAGCCAGCTTGTTTGCAGGCAGCTTACAGGCGAGTATAGGGTGAAGAACGCGGAGCTTTTTGAGCTTTGGAAGGTAGTGCGTGAGTTACAGCGGGGCTTTAGGGCAGTGCGGTTTATGCAGGTTCCCCGAACAAACAGGTTTAT is from Candidatus Bathyarchaeota archaeon and encodes:
- the uvrB gene encoding excinuclease ABC subunit UvrB, with translation MVFGELCLQFELKAPFVPSPGQEEAVSKLVANFSVKDKQTLLGITGSGKTFVMANVIERLQKPTLIIAHNKTLAAQLYAELKEFFPNNRVEYFISFYDYYQPESYIPTTDMYIEKDSSVNEQIEKMRMHAVSSLLSRNDTIVVASISCIYSLGNPEDFKNMAVTLKIGEPFTRQRLINALIDMQYERNNTALEPGRFRVRGDVIDIIPAYEKEILRIELEAGKVKKIREVNAVTGDVKLSIDQITVYPARQYVVPEEKMQRAFQHIRDELAERLPQLPPLEAQRLKQRTNYDLEMIKELGYCAGIENYSRHFDERAPGEPPFVLMDYFPKDYLLIIDESHQTIPQSRAMYNGDYSRKKNLVDYGFRLPSAFDNRPLKFEEFEKKMGKTLFVSATPAEYELQKSGKAVELITRPTGLLDPQIETHPIEGQMQHLMTTAKQTIEQGNRILITTLTKRMAEDLTDYLVKEGFRVRYMHSDVDSLDRIELVRQLRIGEYDILVGINLLREGLDIPEVSTIFILDADKEGFLRDERSLIQTIGRAARNVNGKVILYADVKTQSIKHAIQTTTYRRQFQMRYNKIHNITPQTIIKSVSQKEGKIKGIKHLAKTDVQRKIIELEAQMHEAAHRLDFEKAIELRDAVSDLTKAATLQAKNPLNTKKKHV
- a CDS encoding M56 family metallopeptidase; protein product: MGAPISYRLDTEIPPAYFGKLFEFIYGQYLATQKQRFSGIVKRISPEGNQLSYKVLDKQGKGIIAVEVSGTKTVDITVTPLNAQVLEDAVVEARQDVVIATQLFEEKARKATWYFAWREGEEIVPEKVKTSEKSFQRLFLETQMLLFAVFIVFGMGFFFVVYTFLPQWFWVAPIALIAAQFVFVFYSSKVISKTSDWTITKENPYIHILEYHLPLGTIDQSKPRLDPKQTADLKRQVYREIIAKHGAINCSDAQKVFGKYDVTCQADKLVAKKINVYELVKRVADKFGYPVPKIVVSNTLVPNAAASGPSPSRGIVLITTGLLVQLEEPEIISVLGHEFGHLKGKDPLILYGLTSAEFLFRFYILIALFPGLFLFLVYFWAVMTFIFFIAKFFEARADITSAIIMGQPKVLASALEKIGFQRLLFERAPAFRIQEWVGLDSHPPIYFRVKRLEQLEEPVNIKHPLIASIKAVVQGFRQTLNL
- a CDS encoding alkaline phosphatase family protein, which encodes MKLLYIVIDGMGDLPIKELSDKTPLEAASTPNMDSLAKNGNVGLMYTVKKGVAPESDVAVISLLGYDPFQYSPGRGVIEAVGAGIDMKTGDLALRCNFGTLGEGKTLIDRRVKRTLSTEEATELTKAANTQVKLESHPATFEFSNTLGHRAVLVIKHQDKPFSSEISNSDPAYSIVNGLGVAEADPEMVLKTCEPLNGTPEAQASADLVNEFIEKSHDLWENHPINQQRASQGKLKANVVLTRDAGNTLPSFFSINERYGVDFAALADMHAENGIAKLAGMQSSLLPPPSGDLKKDCEIRVKRLLDIMPKHDCFYIHLKGPDEPGHDGNCHKKTDIISAIDKYFFGELLPQIDLKDTLFCITADHATPCGLKVHSDTPVPLLISGGSVTDEDIQKFGETACKNGKLGTINQGYELMPKLMALLKKA
- the corA gene encoding magnesium/cobalt transporter CorA; its protein translation is MAFRGWSKKAGSPPGTVVYVGEQVPQESRVRVMGYSERFFEEKEVSVVEDVFAAADKAAVSWINVDGLQGIDVIERLGRQFNVHPLVLEDIVNTNQRPKIEDFTDHLYIVLRMLRYDKEANEVISEQLSLLLGANWVISFQETEGDVFDNIRDRIKNSKGKIRKSGADYLAYALIDAVVDNYFSILENIGETVEDIEDELLTNPQPTTLKKIHGLKRQILLLRKSIWPLREVANAMERGESKLINKTTSIYLRDVYDHTIQVIDAVETFRDMLSGMLDIYLSSVSNKMNEVMKVLTIIATIFIPLTFIAGIYGMNFQNMPELTHPLGYPLVLAAMLAIAVLMLLYFRKKKWIL
- a CDS encoding mechanosensitive ion channel family protein, which codes for MADLIDPELIVQIVQAVIIFVVAFVLVKFINRLILRTADAKTADKKRVIENMQRFFQFIIYAVAVVLILWAFNVDVTGLIAGLGVSALVIGFALKEVIENWVSGFLILSGKTFKIGDVIQVGDLKGVVTELSLRTTTLKTYDRNEIIIPNSTLLKERIINLTGGGQETVASITFAIDYIYNVEQAKNAIREALLQHKSVIVNEERRREIRFLVRTKEWATEIEALFWIDHAENEEFIKSEITQLANKKLAQQKILPPIPGAIRKEYMEPKEKP
- the fba gene encoding class II fructose-1,6-bisphosphate aldolase is translated as MLVTNKDLMVPAMEGGYAIPALNVQNLESLTAVAEAAVEEKSPVILAVSPSVVKYAGLPYISGLAKTAAQLSAVPMSIHLDHGEDFEVASKCVEAGFTSIMIDGSFLKLEENIALTKKVVDMAHPKGVSVEAELGRLAGVEERSVEEKDAILTDPETAKDFVEQTGVDTLAVAIGTSHGAYKFKSQAKLDHERLKKIGEKTSIPLVLHGASSVPQWLIDKAAKYGAQLGNAKGIPEEEIKKAISLGIAKVNVDTDLRLAFTGAVRESLMTAPQNFDPRKILGPARAAMKEVAKSKMQLFGSSGKA
- a CDS encoding VWA domain-containing protein, whose product is MEIKMEKLTKKTLIGVTIILLLLSPVVSTALAELTPKTLTATLAPGESVSESKSVFLPSQIPQADILFAFDLTGSMGSSIGQAKAESIAIMNSLDALISDAQYGVASFMDYPGSYDSYGYSDMYGSSDSGDYAYKLDLPITNDRSAVSSAINNLYLAWGADGPEDYSRVIYESYSDNSIAWRPNAKHVLVLFGDNIPHDNDLNEGVPGMTGGYSTGGDPGRDEIMFTTDDIDLQTALNGMKNNGVTLMFVDFSYNSYTDYWNYWASITGGQNFDSANTDGIAVAIQSLIGSAAGHVDKLTLEPQSGYESWLTACSPTEYTDIDIPPEGVTLPFDITITVPADAVGGNYSFAIAAQGDGAGYGQQWVTLNVESDITVGPIESANGSLPVVYWNTPITFTYNDPAATSVDISIHLDDGGADIMDSMTGPAPTWTYTTTIYPRSGYTTVTFTAHYASGATAEESINLYVDPSGYIYDTFTLEPILGAKVTLQMWDGSTWINVPDGSTIMSATNRNNPDYTDANGHYGWDVIPGTYRVYAEKVEYTSEYSIVVNVPPPVLDLNIGLTPLNPPELANAAFVWTTDNTGNEQNNFGIGQTVFIHWNTAPKGAIVDIQVVDETGAVVLGPLYNKPESSSPIAFSPPQPGYYTVLVDGKPVFSIAVATFFVIPESALGTLITIIASFAALASFRYITAKRKH
- a CDS encoding ribonuclease HI family protein; its protein translation is MQLKSYSDGGARGNPGPAAMAYLLLDEKGAVVKSEARFLGRRTNNQAEYEGVIAALRSAASLGAQELVCVLDSQLVCRQLTGEYRVKNAELFELWKVVRELQRGFRAVRFMQVPRTNRFIQQADHMLNKCLDQEAP